In a single window of the Montipora capricornis isolate CH-2021 chromosome 11, ASM3666992v2, whole genome shotgun sequence genome:
- the LOC138024033 gene encoding retinol dehydrogenase 8-like, whose protein sequence is MHETRSLQCSEIITHSYLSRHTRIGENGFFSHNRRHSSTNKNMAPQIVLISGCSSGIGLATAVYLAKDDEKRFKVYATMRNLTKKGQLEDEGKENIGDTLIIKQMDVCSDESVNKAVKEILDAEGKIDVLFNNAGIGIIGISLEFVPMEMVKELFEVNYFGALRLIQAVIPSMKARQSGVIINNSSHYGIVGVPFVEIYCSSKFAIEGLTESIAPIMQHFNIRCCLLEPGPVRTMIIPKAEDWCQNSVEAPAADPKTRTMIELVTTNVKMEVERCMQDCEEVAQYVKEIILGEKCDLRYQTNEKFGSLEVAAKLVDPTGNKSVDIINKRYLSQQNQP, encoded by the exons ATGCATGAGACAAGATCGCTACAATGCAGTGAGATAATTACTCACTCGTATTTGTCAAGACACACGCGAATAGGAGAGAATGG ATTTTTTTCCCATAACAGAAGACATAGTTCCACAAACAAGAACATGGCTCCTCAAATCGTGTTGATCTCTGGTTGTTCTAGCGGCATTGGGCTCGCCACCGCTGTGTATCttgctaaagatgatgagaaACGCTTTAAGGTTTACGCCACTATGAGAAATTTGACAAAGAAAGGACAGCTGGAGGACGAAGGAAAGGAAAATATTGGAGACACATTGATAATCAAACAAATGGATGTGTGCAGCGACGAGTCAGTCAACAAAGCTGTAAAAGAAATACTCGACGCAGAAGGAAAAATTGATGTGTTGT TCAATAACGCCGGTATTGGGATAATTGGTATTTCTTTGGAGTTTGTTCCTATGGAAATGGTCAAGGAGCTTTTTGAGGTCAACTATTTTGGCGCCCTGAGACTAATCCAAGCAGTGATTCCAAGCATGAAAGCGAGGCAGAGTGGCGTCATCATTAACAACAGTAGTCACTATGGAATTGTGGGAGTTCCTTTCGTGGAGATTTATTGCTCGTCGAAATTTGCCATTGAAGGGCTGACAGAAAGCATAGCCCCAATTATGCAACACTTTAACATTAG GTGCTGTTTGTTGGAACCAGGCCCGGTGCGGACTATGATAATACCGAAGGCAGAGGACTGGTGCCAAAACAGCGTGGAGGCACCTGCCGCTGACCCGAAGACAAGAACCATGATAGAGCTTGTTACAACGAATGTCAAAATGGAGGTTGAAAGATGCATGCAAGATTGTGAGGAGGTTGCCCAGTATGTAAAAGAAATCATTCTTGGGGAAAAATGTGACCTACGGTATCAAACAAACGAGAAATTTGGATCTTTAGAAGTGGCTGCCAAGCTAGTTGACCCCACTGGAAATAAATCAGTGGACATTATAAACAAACGCTATCTTTCTCAACAAAACCAGCCATGA